The genomic region GGCGCCAATGCTGGGATAGGCCTGCAATCCCAGGATGCTGGGCCGCTTGGGGTTCACCGGAAAGACCCCGCCCGGAAATTTGATGCGCTGGAGGTTCTCGACCACGGTGCGTCCGACGGCGCCGGGCGTTTCAGTCGCGCCGATCACGGCGATGTTTCTGGGCGTGAAGATCGCCTCGAAATCCCGGCCGTCAGGCGCAGGTTTGGCTCCGGAATTGGCAGTGGCAGTGTGCATCATGGTTTCGTCCAAAAAGAGCGGTCACAACCGGTTAACAGGGAAGCATCGCGGGGGGATTCCCAGGATTGGGGAAATTCGCCGGCGCACTTCCGGCCGCTGCGGGCAACGTGTCAAACCTCCGCACGCCGCTCTTCCCCGTGCTTGGCAAAAGTTCTCCGTTTTTTGCCGCCGCCAGGCAAACCCATGGTGCGTCTCAAATGCCGAGCACCTTGGCGCGATACTCCGTGGGCGACTGGCCGAGCACCTTCTTGAACACGCGGTTGAAATGCGTGAGCGACTGGAAGCCGACTTCGAACGCAATTTCACTGACGCGCAGATTTGGATTGAGCAGCAGGTTCTTCGATTTCTCGATCCGCACGCGCGACAGGTAGTCGGTGAAATTGATGCCCGTGGCCTTCTTGAACATCTTGCAAAAGTAAAACGTGCTCGTGTTCACCGCCTTCGCCACCTGGCCGAGCGTGAGGTCCTCGGTCTGATGTTCGTTGATGAACTCCTTGGCGCGGCGGATGACCGGCGGCTCGGAATTTTCCTGCTGCACGACGAGCTGGTTGCTCAGGATGGAGAGATGCTGCGCAAAGATGCTGAGCAGTTTGACCACGGACTCGTGCTGCCGCGATGAAACAACGCGCGTGCCGAAGAAGGCTTCGCGGAGTTCCGCCGGGCTGACTTCAAGGCCCCATTCCTTGGTCAGGCCCAGCACCTTCTTGAACTGCGCCTCGGTTGGACGTCGGCGGAACACCTGGCCCGTCTGGAGAAACCCCACCACCTTGTCGCCCAGGCGCACCGGCACCGCCGTGTCGCACATGCCGACCTCGCACGCCACGGTGGCCGGCTCCTGCGTTGCGGCGTCCAGCAGCTTTTCCTGAACCTGCAGGCACACCGCGCACGATTTGCTTTTCTCGGCCACCATCGCGCAAAACGGGCTTTCGCCCCGCTTCCCGTGATGCGGCAGCTGCCACGACTCGACGGGACGCAACGCCACCGGCAAGCCTGTGGCCTCGGTGAACGCGCGTTCGTAATCCTGGTAAATTTTGGAGGTCACCAACGCATCGATCAGCGTGCGGTGATTGTTCTCCACTGAAGGAGCCGACACCGGGTCTCCCATCCGCGCCCGACGCTTGGAGCGCTCCGGGGCGGTTTTGACCACCGGCGCGCTAACCGGAGATTCAGCTTGCAGGACACCGCCAGCACCGCTGCCGTTCGTTTCGCCCCTGACAAAACTTGTTGGCATGAACGCAAATTAGGCGAAAGCCCCAACTCTCTCAAGTGGCAACTAGGTCAACATCGAAAGAATTAGCCCAAGTTCAAACGTGTGTTAACCAGCACGACTGAAACCGCCAATTACGGATTTAATATAATGGCCATTAACACTTTACGAAGCGCACCCGGCACAGATGCCTGGGCATGGGGATAATATCAAATGCCTGTTTAACAATTCTAACTTTGAATTGGATTTAGGTTCTCGTCCAAGGGCCTCATTTTCGGCATCAACAAGTGAACGACTCCCAAAAGTATCATGTAGGCCGAACCGGAAACTAGAAAAGCAAAGAAGTAACCACTTGGACCGCTTGAAGCTAAGACTTCGCCCAACGTGAAATTGGCAATGATCGAAGCAACTGCGCCAACCATACCGCCAATGCCGGTCACTGATGCTATCGCCTTCTTCGGAAACACGTCCGAAACAAGAGTGAAGATGTTGGCCGACCACGCTTGATGACTTCCGGCAGCCAAAGCAATAAGCAAGACAGCAATCCAGTAAAGGTTATCGGATCGGGCGCTCGAGATCAGCGCCGATTCCATCTTGCCTACACGAGCCTTGCCAATCGCCGAAGACAGCGCTTCCAAGAAGGCCTCCTGAGAAGAGTATACTTTACCATGCAAAGCGTGAACAGCTCCTGATATGTCTGCTGGCAGCGCTTTCTCACCACGAGAAATAAAATCATCAGTCACTTCAAATCGACCAGCTGCCAGCTCCAGCAACACCGTTTGGTTGGAGGCAAGACCAGTCGCACCCAAAACCTCTGCGGCGGCGCCCGTAAACTCCTTGGCCGATTTGAAGCTCTTTTTGTCGAGCGAGTGCATTGCGGCTTGTATTTCAGCAGGCACGCTTTGTTCGACTTTTCTTTGCACCGGACGGCCATCAACAGTTTCGATATGTTCCGTCGTGAATTTGGCAGTTTGAAGCCGTTCAAAAAACCGTGCATCGACATTAAACTTCGTGCCCAACTGCGTGCTGAACATGACCGGCAAGATGCACAAGGCGCAAATAAAAAGGGTCGTTTTGCGTGCCCGACTTACCGCCCAACCGCGCTTGATAAAGTGCGAGGATAACCAACCTCCACCCACGCTGCCAATGTCAGCAAGCAGGTAAATGGTGATCAATGGCAAGGCGAGACTCTTAATATTCAGCCCGAACTGGTCATACAAAAACTTCCCCCCCCAAAACAAATAGAACCACCACACTGCGTCAGTGATCTTCGCACATGCGAATGCCCAAGTTTGGCGGTGAGGCAGCAGTTTTGCCCAAGATATCTTTTTGCCAGTCGTCTTGGTTTCAGAATCGCTGTTAATGTAGGCAAGTTCCGCCGCAGAAAGGTGCTTGTGTCGCTCCGGTGCTTGGTAAGCCTTAAGCCAAATTATGACCCATAACGCGCTAAAAAAGCCGGTCGTCAAGAACGCGTATTGCCAATGAGTGCCATCGGGCCAGACGATCAGAGGGATTACCAATGGAGCGAGAATGGCCCCCACATTGGAGCCGGCATTGAAGATTCCCGTGGCCAAAGCTCGCTCTTTTTTGGGAAACCATTCGCCCACGGATTTGATCGCCGCCGGAAAGTTGCCCGATTCACCCAGTCCAAGACCAAACCGAGCCACGCAAAACCCTAACAAACCAAACACCGGACGAATGGCCGCGTGCAGCATCCCAAAGATACTCCAAGCCGCAATGGAAAGTGTGTAACCAATCTTCGTGCCGAGTTTGTCGATCAGCGCCCCTATGGTCAGCATTCCAAGAGCGTAGGCGACCATGAAGGAAATGTTTATCAACGCATAGTCTTTGTCTGTCCAATTGAAGACTTTGTATTGCAAGGTAGGCGCGAGCACTCCGAGAATGCTGCGATCCATGTAGTTGATGGTTGTGGCAAAAAACAGCAATGCACAAATGCGCCAGCGGTATTTTCCAATTGGTGTTGATTGTTCAGCGTGCAAGCCAGCCTCCGTCGATGTTCAGGATCGTGCCGTTCAAATAGTCGGCTTCCGGGGAGCTCAGGAAGACGATGCCGCCCGCGATGTCGGCGGGCGATCCCCAACGGCCCTCGGGGATGCGGTCTTGAATGGCCTTGTTGCGCACGGGATCTTCGCGCAACGCCCTGGTGTTCTCGGTCGCAATGTAGCCGGGCGCCACGGCGTTCACGTTGATGCGTTCCCGGGCCCATTCGTTGGCAAGCGCCTTGGTCACACCCGCGATGCCGTGCTTGCTCGCCGCGTAGGCGGGCACGGTGATGCCGCCCTGGAATGACAACAGCGACGCGACGTTCACGATCTTCAGCCGCGCGTCCGCCGGGGATTTTTCCCGCCCCCCCGTGACCCACCACTTCGCCACCGCTTGCGACAAAAAGAAGGGCGCATTCAGATTGGTGCGGAGGACGTCATTCCAGTCGGCTTCGGAAAAATCCACCGCCGGCGCGCGGCGGATGATGCCGGCGTTGTTCACCAGACCGTCCACGCGACCGGCCTGCGCCAGCACCTGCGCGACGAGCGCCCTGGCTTCAGCCTGCGTGCCCTGGCCGAGGTCCGCATTCAGCGCGATGAATTTGCCGCCGGTGCCGGTCACGGCCGCGCCGGTCGCCGCCAGATCGCTGCGGGCCACGCCAACCACGGTGGCGCCAGCCCGGCCAAACGCCTCGCAAATTGCCTGCCCGATGCCCCGGCTGGCGCCGGTCACCACGATGACTTTGCCTTCGAAACGTGCCATAGAAATTAAAATGCGGGGCGCTCACCACCGCCCGCCTGCACAAACGCCGTCCACGCCGCAGTCGTTTACCGCAAGTCGAGCGGCCTGATGCCATCCATGTCGTCGAACCGCTGGTTCTCGCCGGCCATGCCCCAGATGAACTTGTAGTTCCCCTGCCCGCAGCCGCTGTGGATGGACCACGCCGGGGAAAGCACCGCCTCCTCGTTGTGCATGAACAGGTGCCGCGTCCCGGCGGCCTCGCCCATGAAATGCGCAAGCACGCGTTCGCCAAGGTCAAAGTAGAAATACACCTCCGTCCGGCGGTTGTGGGTGTGCGGCGGGAAAGTGTTCCACACGCAGCCTTCCGCGAGCGCCGTGTAACCCATCACCAACTGGCAGCTCTTGATCCCGTTCTCATGGATGTATTGGCGGATGACGCGCTGATTGGCCGCGGCCGTCGTGCCAAGCGGAATGGTGTTCGCCTGCTCCGGCGTGACGGCGATCGTCGGATGCGCCGCGTGCGCGGGGCAGCTCAGGATGAAATATTTTGCCGGATTTTTCGCGTCCTTGCTCGCGAACTGCACGTCCCTGGCGCCCATGCCCACGTAAATGCAACCCTCGGATTCCACCGTGAGCGGTTTTCCATCCACCGTCACCACGCCGGGTCCGCCGGTGTTGATGGCCCCGAGTTCGCGGCGTTCAAGGAAAAAGGCACGGCCGGTTTCCTTGTGATTGAGCAACGCCAACGATGCGCCGACAGGCACCGCCCCGCCCACGGCAAAGCGGTCGAGATCGGTGAATTGCA from Verrucomicrobiia bacterium harbors:
- a CDS encoding helix-turn-helix domain-containing protein, with the translated sequence MPTSFVRGETNGSGAGGVLQAESPVSAPVVKTAPERSKRRARMGDPVSAPSVENNHRTLIDALVTSKIYQDYERAFTEATGLPVALRPVESWQLPHHGKRGESPFCAMVAEKSKSCAVCLQVQEKLLDAATQEPATVACEVGMCDTAVPVRLGDKVVGFLQTGQVFRRRPTEAQFKKVLGLTKEWGLEVSPAELREAFFGTRVVSSRQHESVVKLLSIFAQHLSILSNQLVVQQENSEPPVIRRAKEFINEHQTEDLTLGQVAKAVNTSTFYFCKMFKKATGINFTDYLSRVRIEKSKNLLLNPNLRVSEIAFEVGFQSLTHFNRVFKKVLGQSPTEYRAKVLGI
- a CDS encoding MFS transporter — translated: MHAEQSTPIGKYRWRICALLFFATTINYMDRSILGVLAPTLQYKVFNWTDKDYALINISFMVAYALGMLTIGALIDKLGTKIGYTLSIAAWSIFGMLHAAIRPVFGLLGFCVARFGLGLGESGNFPAAIKSVGEWFPKKERALATGIFNAGSNVGAILAPLVIPLIVWPDGTHWQYAFLTTGFFSALWVIIWLKAYQAPERHKHLSAAELAYINSDSETKTTGKKISWAKLLPHRQTWAFACAKITDAVWWFYLFWGGKFLYDQFGLNIKSLALPLITIYLLADIGSVGGGWLSSHFIKRGWAVSRARKTTLFICALCILPVMFSTQLGTKFNVDARFFERLQTAKFTTEHIETVDGRPVQRKVEQSVPAEIQAAMHSLDKKSFKSAKEFTGAAAEVLGATGLASNQTVLLELAAGRFEVTDDFISRGEKALPADISGAVHALHGKVYSSQEAFLEALSSAIGKARVGKMESALISSARSDNLYWIAVLLIALAAGSHQAWSANIFTLVSDVFPKKAIASVTGIGGMVGAVASIIANFTLGEVLASSGPSGYFFAFLVSGSAYMILLGVVHLLMPKMRPLDENLNPIQS
- a CDS encoding SDR family NAD(P)-dependent oxidoreductase; the protein is MARFEGKVIVVTGASRGIGQAICEAFGRAGATVVGVARSDLAATGAAVTGTGGKFIALNADLGQGTQAEARALVAQVLAQAGRVDGLVNNAGIIRRAPAVDFSEADWNDVLRTNLNAPFFLSQAVAKWWVTGGREKSPADARLKIVNVASLLSFQGGITVPAYAASKHGIAGVTKALANEWARERINVNAVAPGYIATENTRALREDPVRNKAIQDRIPEGRWGSPADIAGGIVFLSSPEADYLNGTILNIDGGWLAR
- the kduI gene encoding 5-dehydro-4-deoxy-D-glucuronate isomerase, with product MINDAIRRLPRPQDVARMTTAELRDAFLLTGLYAPGELRVQFTDLDRFAVGGAVPVGASLALLNHKETGRAFFLERRELGAINTGGPGVVTVDGKPLTVESEGCIYVGMGARDVQFASKDAKNPAKYFILSCPAHAAHPTIAVTPEQANTIPLGTTAAANQRVIRQYIHENGIKSCQLVMGYTALAEGCVWNTFPPHTHNRRTEVYFYFDLGERVLAHFMGEAAGTRHLFMHNEEAVLSPAWSIHSGCGQGNYKFIWGMAGENQRFDDMDGIRPLDLR